One region of Mycolicibacterium rhodesiae NBB3 genomic DNA includes:
- a CDS encoding thiolase family protein, whose protein sequence is MPTKGRTAAIAGVYNTKQGRRLEGETTRRLIIEAIGGALDDAGLALEDVDGITSENTASLIYDLRLGPVWQGSTFGVGMVTEAVAAIEYGLANVVVLVAAQAQAYRDHAATAPWTRPENEFVAPWGMFTAAEFALIARRHMEVYGTTREQLSIVAATIRNNGSTNPEAVYAGRGPFTPDDITASRLVADPFHLLDCATTSEGGCALAIANVDLLDSACRPAYVLGSGADFFGPSYQHPPAWDLVGRRGAHPNGLVGRHAADMAFAHAGIDRDDVDVLELYDPFSFEIIRQLEAFRFCPDGEGGPFVEDGHIAITGSHPITTDGGTMSFSHAGTNPQMMQRAIRAVQQLRGDAGALQVPNARIALCSNGGAGALFTTVLLLGDEPR, encoded by the coding sequence GTGCCTACAAAGGGTCGCACCGCCGCCATCGCCGGCGTCTACAACACCAAACAGGGGCGCCGCCTGGAAGGTGAAACGACGCGACGGCTCATCATCGAAGCGATCGGAGGCGCACTCGACGATGCCGGCCTCGCGCTCGAGGACGTCGACGGCATCACGTCCGAGAACACGGCGTCACTCATCTACGACCTTCGTCTTGGCCCGGTGTGGCAGGGGTCCACCTTCGGGGTCGGGATGGTCACCGAAGCGGTTGCGGCGATCGAGTACGGCCTCGCCAATGTCGTGGTGCTGGTTGCCGCACAGGCCCAGGCATATCGCGATCATGCGGCCACCGCGCCCTGGACGCGCCCGGAGAACGAATTCGTCGCACCGTGGGGGATGTTCACCGCCGCCGAGTTCGCGCTGATCGCCAGACGTCACATGGAGGTGTACGGTACGACCCGAGAACAGCTTTCGATCGTCGCCGCCACCATTCGCAACAATGGCTCGACGAACCCGGAAGCCGTTTATGCCGGCCGCGGGCCGTTCACCCCGGACGACATCACCGCCTCCCGCTTGGTCGCCGACCCGTTCCACCTCCTCGACTGCGCGACGACGTCGGAAGGTGGCTGCGCCCTGGCGATTGCGAACGTCGACCTGCTCGATTCTGCATGCCGCCCCGCGTACGTGCTCGGCAGTGGTGCGGACTTCTTCGGCCCGTCATATCAGCATCCCCCGGCTTGGGATCTCGTCGGACGGCGCGGTGCGCATCCGAACGGTCTGGTGGGCAGACACGCCGCCGACATGGCGTTCGCCCACGCCGGCATCGACAGGGACGACGTCGACGTATTGGAGCTCTACGACCCCTTCTCGTTCGAGATCATCCGCCAGCTGGAGGCCTTCCGCTTCTGCCCCGACGGCGAGGGCGGCCCGTTCGTCGAAGACGGTCACATCGCCATCACGGGTTCTCATCCCATCACCACCGACGGCGGCACCATGTCGTTCAGCCACGCCGGCACCAATCCACAGATGATGCAGCGCGCGATCCGCGCAGTTCAACAGTTGCGCGGCGACGCAGGCGCACTACAGGTACCGAATGCGCGAATCGCCCTGTGCAGCAACGGCGGTGCCGGCGCCTTGTTCACCACCGTGCTGCTGTTAGGAGACGAACCCCGATGA
- a CDS encoding Zn-ribbon domain-containing OB-fold protein — protein sequence MTAELAAQRAAVPHAEPGPLTAPFWQGCAERRLLFQRCGSCASANFPPTEHCRQCLSTALQWERSAGNGIVYSWTVVHRAATPVFETPYAPAIIDMAEGYQILTNIIDTGIAQLRVGLPVTVDFRAVGDDLWLPYFRPQP from the coding sequence ATGACCGCCGAACTCGCCGCTCAACGCGCAGCCGTCCCGCATGCCGAGCCTGGTCCGTTGACGGCGCCGTTCTGGCAGGGCTGCGCGGAAAGGCGGTTGCTGTTCCAGCGCTGCGGGTCGTGTGCGTCCGCCAACTTCCCCCCGACCGAACACTGTCGTCAGTGCCTCTCTACGGCACTGCAGTGGGAACGTAGCGCGGGCAACGGGATCGTGTACAGCTGGACCGTCGTGCACCGAGCGGCCACGCCGGTATTCGAAACGCCTTATGCGCCAGCGATCATCGATATGGCCGAGGGGTACCAGATCCTCACCAACATCATCGACACCGGCATCGCGCAGCTTCGGGTCGGATTGCCGGTCACCGTCGACTTTCGCGCCGTCGGCGATGATCTTTGGCTGCCATATTTCAGGCCGCAGCCATGA